The following coding sequences lie in one Apium graveolens cultivar Ventura chromosome 3, ASM990537v1, whole genome shotgun sequence genomic window:
- the LOC141712636 gene encoding patellin-3: MADEIPTKSPPETPTNRPEKPQIPAAEPISVTEKETPLDPSPTTEEQAQKEPIQQENPSPEAEKPQKVPESQGSFKEESNKVTDLSDLEKKSLDELKTHVQELGEIQIYGVPLLVDERSDVILLKFLRARDFKVKEAFLMLKNTLKWREEFGIESLIEENLGDDLDKVVFSDGFDKDGHPVCYNVYGEFQNKELYKKTFGDQEKRNKFLKWRIQFLEKSIRKLDFSPGGINTIFQISDLKNSPGPGKTEHRIATKQALQLLQDNYPEFVAKQVFINVPWWYLAFYTMISPFMTQRTKSKFVFASPARTAETLFKYIAPEQVPLQYGGLSVDSCDCNPAFTNNDPASEITIKPATKQTVEILVNEKCNIIWELRVVGWDVSHSAEYVPRAEGSYTAIVYKAKKMSPTDEPVISMGYKITELGKLLLTVDNSTSKKKKLLYRFKVEPLCD, translated from the exons ATGGCCGACGAAATCCCTACAAAATCCCCACCGGAAACACCCACTAACCGCCCGGAAAAACCCCAAATTCCGGCAGCAGAGCCCATTTCAGTTACAGAAAAAGAAACCCCACTTGACCCTTCTCCCACCACTGAAGAACAAGCCCAAAAAGAACCAATCCAACAAGAAAACCCAAGCCCAGAAGCTGAAAAGCCCCAAAAAGTCCCTGAATCCCAAGGCTCATTCAAAGAGGAAAGCAACAAAGTGACAGATCTCTCAGATCTTGAGAAAAAGTCACTTGATGAACTTAAAACCCATGTTCAAGAACTAGGTGAAATTCAAATTTATGGGGTCCCACTTTTAGTTGATGAGAGGAGTGATgtgattttgttgaagtttttAAGGGCTAGGGATTTTAAAGTGAAGGAAGCATTTTTAATGCTGAAGAATACTTTGAAGTGGAGAGAAGAGTTTGGGATTGAGAGTTTGATTGAGGAGAATCTTGGTGATGATCTTGATAAAGTTGTGTTTAGTGATGGTTTTGATAAAGATGGTCATCCTGTTTGTTATAATGTGTATGGCGAGTTTCAGAATAAGGAGTTGTATAAAAAGACTTTTGGTGATCAGGAAAAGAGGAATAAGTTTCTGAAGTGGAGGATTCAGTTTTTGGAGAAGAGTATTAGGAAGCTTGATTTTAGTCCTGGTGGCATAAACACTATTTTCCAGATTAGTGATCTTAAGAATTCGCCTGGACCGGGGAAGACGGAGCATAGGATTGCTACTAAGCAAGCTTTACAGTTGCTGCAGGATAATTATCCTGAGTTTGTTGCAAAGCAG gtgttcatcaatgtcccCTGGTGGTATCTGGCCTTCTATACAATGATCAGTCCGTTCATGACACAAAGAACCAAAAGCAAGTTCGTATTTGCCAGCCCTGCCAGAACTGCCGAAACACTTTTCAA ATACATCGCTCCAGAACAAGTACCTTTACAGTACGGTGGTTTAAGTGTAGACTCATGTGATTGTAATCCTGCATTTACTAACAATGATCCGGCATCAGAGATTACTATTAAACCAGCCACCAAGCAAACTGTGGAAATCCTTGTAAATGAG AAGTGCAATATCATTTGGGAATTGCGGGTAGTAGGCTGGGATGTGAGCCACAGTGCTGAATATGTGCCCAGAGCTGAAGGTAGCTACACTGCTATCGTATACAAGGCAAAGAAGATGTCCCCAACTGATGAACCAGTCATTTCCATGGGCTATAAGATCACTGAGCTTGGTAAGCTGCTGCTTACAGTTGATAATTCTACTTCCAAGAAGAAGAAGCTGCTTTACAGGTTCAAGGTGGAACCATTGTGCGATTGA